A stretch of the Parabacteroides timonensis genome encodes the following:
- the rluF gene encoding 23S rRNA pseudouridine(2604) synthase RluF — MQIRINKYISESGFCSRREADKYIEQGAVTLDGKRVEMGAQVSPGQVVRVFGEIISGKAESIIIVYNKPVGIVSTTDPAERDNVINAIGHSERIFPIGRLDKDSQGLLLLTNEGDIVNKILRVNNNHDKEYFVTVDKPVTADFIKRMQGGIPILGVVTRKCEITQKGINSFNIVLRQGLNRQIRRMCEYLGYNVTKLQRTRIMHIYLDNLKIGQYRNLNPEESETLYKKIANSVKTEEASAKKGKPAGKSSTAPKNSTVAKSQQAKSSPAKKERSASGSNFKSAKPAAGRKTSYNPKSKTQRRSR, encoded by the coding sequence ATGCAAATACGAATTAATAAATACATTAGCGAAAGCGGATTCTGTTCGCGACGAGAAGCCGACAAATATATCGAGCAAGGTGCCGTTACCCTTGACGGGAAAAGGGTAGAAATGGGAGCTCAGGTCTCTCCCGGACAAGTGGTGAGAGTATTCGGCGAGATCATCAGCGGTAAAGCTGAATCTATTATCATCGTTTACAACAAACCGGTAGGCATTGTCAGCACAACCGATCCGGCTGAACGCGACAACGTAATAAATGCTATCGGGCATTCCGAACGCATCTTCCCCATCGGTCGCCTGGACAAAGATTCTCAGGGGTTGTTATTGCTTACCAATGAAGGGGATATAGTCAACAAGATACTCCGCGTCAACAACAATCATGATAAAGAATATTTCGTAACGGTAGATAAACCGGTTACGGCTGATTTTATCAAGCGTATGCAGGGAGGCATTCCCATTTTAGGAGTCGTCACCCGTAAATGCGAGATTACCCAGAAGGGAATAAACTCGTTTAATATCGTTTTACGCCAGGGACTCAACCGGCAGATTCGCCGTATGTGCGAGTATTTAGGCTATAATGTCACGAAACTGCAACGCACCCGTATCATGCACATCTACCTGGACAACCTGAAAATCGGGCAATATCGCAACCTCAATCCCGAAGAGTCCGAAACATTGTACAAGAAGATTGCCAACTCAGTGAAAACAGAAGAGGCCTCAGCTAAGAAAGGTAAACCTGCCGGGAAAAGCAGTACTGCTCCTAAAAACAGTACGGTTGCCAAAAGTCAACAGGCCAAGTCTTCCCCCGCTAAAAAAGAACGGTCAGCATCGGGTAGCAACTTCAAATCGGCTAAGCCGGCAGCCGGCAGAAAAACGTCTTACAACCCTAAGAGCAAGACGCAAAGACGCTCCAGGTAA
- a CDS encoding TolB family protein, producing MKKQIIYILNLTLALHLCLFTACSSKPGVPAAYTDAQQSVSIYPDYKDIIIPPNIAPLNFLVRSPGKEFVAVLAGKHSQLEVSSSGTSSICFKEPDWLDFIRKHTGEPLKMTIYANTGKEWVRYPSYTIGIADENIDPYISYRLIEPGYSLYRQLGLYQRNLTTFEEQPIYENNRTFDFHENHCVNCHNYQNYSTRNMLFHVRTNHSGTIIARGEKIEKVDFRHDSILGGAVYPSWHPNRDWIVFSSNKTGQAFHTMNREKVEVIDQASDIIFYDIEQKKVRNIFKTDSLLETFPCWSPDGNRIYYCVADLNTLRSDSGAITIADFLRKYDRLHYNIMSLPFDSSSCSFGEPVIEVDCSARGQSASVPRISPDGRFLLFTQGNYGQFHIWHKSADLYVKNLENDSIYPLDEANSKDADSYHSWSSNGRWIVFSSRRDDGSYTRLYITYFDKEGQAHKAFLLPQQSPEQNMTLLKSYNVPELTTDKINIMPDTFKKIIYQVQAESVTYH from the coding sequence ATGAAAAAACAAATAATATACATACTGAATCTGACGTTGGCATTGCATCTTTGCCTGTTTACTGCCTGTTCGTCAAAACCCGGAGTACCTGCTGCCTATACAGATGCACAGCAATCGGTATCTATCTATCCAGACTATAAAGATATCATCATTCCTCCTAATATAGCTCCGCTTAATTTTCTGGTACGTTCTCCCGGTAAAGAGTTCGTTGCGGTTTTAGCCGGGAAACATTCACAGTTGGAAGTATCTTCTTCCGGAACGTCTTCAATCTGTTTTAAAGAACCAGACTGGCTGGATTTTATTCGCAAGCATACAGGAGAGCCACTGAAAATGACAATCTATGCAAATACCGGGAAAGAATGGGTACGCTATCCATCCTATACAATCGGGATCGCCGACGAAAATATCGATCCTTACATTTCTTATCGTCTGATCGAACCGGGATATTCGCTTTATCGCCAATTGGGATTATATCAACGCAACCTGACAACATTTGAGGAACAGCCTATTTACGAAAATAATCGTACGTTCGATTTCCATGAGAATCATTGCGTAAACTGCCACAACTATCAGAATTACAGTACACGGAACATGCTTTTTCATGTCCGGACGAATCATAGCGGAACAATTATTGCACGTGGAGAAAAAATCGAGAAGGTCGATTTCCGTCATGATTCGATTCTCGGTGGGGCTGTCTATCCGTCCTGGCACCCGAATAGAGATTGGATCGTGTTCTCCTCTAATAAAACCGGACAGGCTTTCCATACGATGAACCGGGAGAAGGTTGAAGTGATAGACCAGGCTTCGGATATTATATTTTATGATATTGAACAAAAGAAAGTCAGGAATATATTCAAAACAGACAGTTTGCTGGAAACATTTCCTTGTTGGTCACCAGACGGCAACCGGATTTATTATTGTGTAGCCGACCTGAATACCTTACGTTCAGATTCCGGGGCGATAACGATTGCTGATTTTCTACGTAAATACGATCGTTTACATTACAATATAATGAGCTTGCCCTTCGATTCCTCTTCCTGTAGTTTCGGTGAACCGGTAATAGAAGTGGATTGCTCTGCACGCGGACAAAGTGCATCCGTTCCCCGCATAAGTCCGGACGGACGGTTCCTGCTTTTCACTCAAGGCAATTATGGACAATTCCATATCTGGCATAAAAGTGCTGATCTATATGTAAAGAATTTAGAGAACGATTCCATATACCCTTTAGATGAAGCAAACAGCAAAGACGCCGACAGTTATCATAGCTGGAGCAGCAACGGCCGATGGATCGTTTTCAGTTCGCGCAGGGACGATGGCTCTTATACTCGTTTGTACATTACTTACTTCGATAAGGAGGGACAAGCCCACAAGGCATTTCTGTTACCTCAACAAAGCCCGGAACAAAATATGACCTTACTGAAAAGTTATAACGTGCCGGAACTGACAACAGACAAGATTAATATAATGCCGGACACCTTTAAGAAAATAATATACCAAGTTCAGGCAGAATCCGTCACTTACCATTAA
- a CDS encoding peptidylprolyl isomerase gives METQAKETQVLMKTSLGNIKLKLYNETPKHRDNFIKLVEDGTYNGLLFHRVIKDFMVQGGDVTSKDAPMNKQLGAGDLGYTVPAEFVYPKYFHKKGALSAARTSDEVNPEKESSASQFYIVTGKVYKDAELDQMEKQKEGRLKQAIFARLQKENSAKIKAAYQSGDKAELAVIRDTLIGKTELEAEKRKDEAKLTPEQREAYKTIGGVPFLDNEYTVYGEVVEGLDIVDAIQDVKTNRQDRPLENVVIESVEII, from the coding sequence ATGGAAACGCAAGCAAAAGAGACACAGGTGCTGATGAAAACCAGCCTGGGTAACATCAAACTGAAACTATACAACGAAACACCGAAACATCGCGATAACTTTATCAAACTGGTAGAGGACGGAACTTACAACGGCCTGCTTTTCCACCGTGTGATCAAGGACTTCATGGTGCAAGGTGGTGATGTAACCTCAAAAGATGCTCCTATGAATAAACAGCTAGGTGCCGGCGACCTGGGATATACCGTACCGGCCGAATTTGTTTATCCGAAATATTTCCATAAAAAAGGGGCTCTCTCTGCCGCCCGTACCAGTGACGAGGTTAATCCGGAGAAAGAATCTTCTGCTTCCCAGTTCTATATCGTCACCGGAAAGGTTTACAAAGACGCCGAACTGGACCAGATGGAGAAACAAAAAGAAGGTCGTCTGAAACAAGCGATCTTTGCACGCTTGCAAAAAGAAAACAGTGCCAAGATCAAAGCGGCTTACCAAAGTGGCGACAAAGCCGAACTGGCTGTTATCCGCGATACGCTGATCGGCAAGACCGAACTCGAAGCCGAAAAGCGTAAGGATGAAGCCAAGCTGACTCCCGAACAGCGTGAGGCTTACAAAACAATCGGAGGTGTTCCTTTCCTGGATAATGAATATACGGTTTATGGCGAAGTGGTAGAAGGATTGGACATTGTGGATGCCATCCAAGATGTCAAGACCAACCGACAGGACCGTCCGTTGGAAAATGTGGTTATCGAATCAGTGGAAATAATATAA
- a CDS encoding DUF6057 family protein, which translates to MLKTFLKSTIPLFPLLSFFGFWFFTGILYKDMFYMAEQHSLFVFDRQVMQFILNQPFGEALCIGRFLLLSFHEPILGGMLLSLILTATVGLLKYIFSLQGKWEWLSLLPSILVIWYLVQKGSNLYYQQEPSVVFLWPIALLLCTGVIAILKRCFFKKEKQKITPSNRFSWGISVLLFATLYIYSWTGKENERLTATSQRLMQEQDWNSMIEITQKAKHPTRSVAAYHAIALLQTNQLLTRLFEIPYQYPDPGLINRGGQPDDGTDLYLADCCFATGLLYQAYHQAMERMVIDGPNCYTLKQLFFCSLLNEEYVLANKYLYLLMQVPTERGFVHKYMPLVANPEKIMTHPYFNKILELVPMEDHFEQEYRSPVFVGYNVQITNARNLQAFEVSLAACLYTKILPETFNRTRPYAGKQLPPLVEQAIVLYSLTSNADILKYFKINPQTTSRVKEFVTRYVRNGSVDPDNFEELRKEYSNFYPYYFYCENIINEAEMAKYQSLMKGGVN; encoded by the coding sequence ATGTTAAAGACTTTTTTGAAATCGACCATCCCATTGTTTCCGCTATTATCCTTCTTCGGATTCTGGTTTTTCACAGGCATATTATATAAAGATATGTTTTATATGGCGGAACAACATAGTTTATTTGTTTTTGACCGCCAGGTTATGCAGTTTATCCTGAACCAACCGTTTGGTGAAGCGCTTTGTATAGGACGTTTCCTGCTGTTATCCTTTCATGAACCCATACTGGGTGGAATGTTACTCTCATTGATCCTGACCGCTACGGTAGGTCTGCTTAAATATATCTTCTCTTTACAAGGGAAATGGGAATGGCTTTCCCTCCTACCCTCCATTCTGGTTATATGGTATTTAGTTCAGAAAGGCTCGAATCTTTATTACCAACAAGAACCTTCGGTTGTCTTTCTATGGCCGATTGCCTTATTATTATGTACCGGAGTTATCGCAATTTTAAAAAGATGCTTTTTCAAAAAAGAGAAACAAAAAATAACTCCTTCAAATCGTTTCTCATGGGGAATCTCTGTTCTCTTGTTCGCCACACTCTATATTTATAGCTGGACTGGCAAAGAAAATGAACGTTTAACAGCTACATCACAGCGTCTTATGCAAGAACAAGACTGGAATAGTATGATCGAAATAACACAAAAAGCCAAGCATCCAACCCGTAGCGTTGCCGCTTATCATGCCATTGCTCTCCTTCAGACCAACCAGCTACTAACCCGTTTATTCGAGATCCCTTATCAGTATCCGGATCCGGGATTAATTAATCGCGGTGGCCAGCCGGATGACGGAACCGACCTATATCTGGCCGATTGTTGCTTCGCGACCGGACTGCTCTATCAGGCCTATCATCAGGCAATGGAACGAATGGTTATCGACGGCCCGAATTGCTATACATTGAAACAACTGTTCTTTTGTTCATTACTGAATGAGGAATATGTGCTGGCTAACAAATATTTATATCTACTGATGCAAGTTCCCACCGAAAGAGGGTTTGTACACAAATATATGCCTCTGGTCGCTAACCCTGAGAAGATCATGACTCATCCTTATTTTAATAAAATATTGGAATTGGTTCCTATGGAAGATCACTTCGAGCAGGAATACCGCTCACCGGTTTTTGTAGGATATAACGTACAGATAACGAACGCACGGAATTTACAGGCATTCGAAGTATCATTGGCGGCTTGCTTATACACAAAAATATTACCGGAAACTTTCAACCGGACTCGCCCTTATGCAGGAAAACAATTACCTCCCCTGGTTGAACAGGCAATCGTCTTATATAGCCTGACCAGCAATGCTGATATTCTGAAATATTTCAAAATCAATCCGCAAACGACAAGCCGGGTAAAAGAGTTTGTTACCCGCTACGTCAGGAATGGTTCTGTCGACCCGGATAACTTTGAAGAGTTAAGAAAGGAATATAGTAACTTCTATCCTTATTACTTTTATTGCGAAAATATAATTAATGAAGCTGAGATGGCTAAATATCAATCATTAATGAAAGGAGGCGTCAACTAA
- a CDS encoding MATE family efflux transporter, with product MIQLSAYKEHYKETIRLGVPIMLGQLGIIIVGFADNIMVGHHSTNELAAASFVNNFFNLAFIFGMGFSYGLTPIIGGLHANKEYHQAGETLKNSLFINFIVGVLLSCLMLLLLLNIDILKQPEELMPYIVPYYILQLFSVIFAMLFNSFKQFSDGTTDTVTPMWIMLGANVLNIIGNYFLIYGKCGVPELGLTGAGISTLVSRILTFVVFFILFTQREKYKEYLKGFKEGLVNRLNLSKLIRLGFPVGLLMGVETGSFSLSVIMMGWIGSTALAAHQVLGVITTLGFMVYYGIAAAVTIRVSVFKGYSDWLNIRQASFAGLHLIMGVAVLFVSFIMLFHKNMGYLFTPEHDVVAMVALLSWSVVLYQFGDGLQILFANALRGISDVKYMAYCAFICHFGLALPIGYVCGFVFDWGAIGIWCGFPISLTTLGILLWRRFDKLYYLCAFTKSDSSFHNANTN from the coding sequence ATGATACAACTCTCTGCTTACAAAGAACATTATAAAGAAACGATACGCCTGGGTGTTCCGATCATGTTGGGACAGTTGGGCATTATCATTGTCGGGTTTGCCGACAACATCATGGTGGGACATCACAGCACCAACGAACTGGCTGCCGCCTCATTCGTCAATAATTTCTTCAATCTGGCTTTTATCTTCGGGATGGGTTTCTCATACGGTCTCACTCCTATTATCGGCGGACTTCATGCCAACAAGGAATATCACCAAGCCGGCGAGACACTGAAGAACAGCCTTTTTATTAACTTCATCGTCGGTGTCCTGTTGAGTTGTCTGATGCTTCTTCTCTTACTGAATATCGATATACTGAAACAGCCGGAAGAGTTGATGCCGTATATCGTTCCTTATTATATCCTGCAACTATTCTCAGTAATATTCGCCATGCTGTTCAATTCTTTCAAGCAGTTCAGCGACGGTACGACCGATACGGTTACGCCGATGTGGATCATGCTGGGGGCGAATGTGCTGAATATCATCGGTAATTATTTCCTTATTTATGGTAAATGCGGTGTACCCGAACTGGGGCTGACAGGGGCCGGTATTTCTACGCTCGTCAGCCGCATCCTGACTTTTGTTGTTTTCTTTATTTTATTTACCCAGAGGGAAAAATACAAAGAATATCTGAAAGGTTTCAAAGAGGGTCTTGTCAACCGGCTGAATCTCTCTAAGCTGATACGTTTAGGCTTTCCGGTCGGGTTGTTGATGGGAGTTGAAACAGGGTCGTTCAGCCTAAGTGTTATTATGATGGGCTGGATAGGAAGTACGGCGTTGGCAGCGCATCAGGTATTGGGGGTTATCACCACGCTGGGATTTATGGTTTACTATGGAATAGCGGCAGCTGTTACGATACGGGTCAGCGTATTTAAAGGGTATAGCGATTGGCTGAATATCCGTCAGGCTTCCTTTGCCGGGCTGCATCTGATTATGGGGGTTGCCGTTCTGTTCGTTTCATTTATCATGTTATTCCATAAGAATATGGGGTATTTGTTTACGCCGGAGCATGATGTGGTGGCGATGGTGGCGTTGCTGTCGTGGTCGGTCGTTCTTTATCAGTTCGGCGACGGACTGCAAATTTTGTTTGCCAACGCCTTGCGCGGCATATCCGATGTGAAATATATGGCTTACTGCGCTTTTATCTGCCACTTCGGGTTGGCACTGCCGATCGGGTATGTCTGCGGATTTGTTTTCGATTGGGGAGCGATCGGTATCTGGTGTGGTTTTCCGATCAGCCTGACAACGTTAGGTATATTGCTTTGGAGGAGATTCGATAAATTATATTATCTTTGCGCCTTCACTAAATCAGATTCCAGTTTTCACAATGCAAATACGAATTAA
- a CDS encoding dipeptidyl-peptidase 5: protein MNKSIATMVMATSVLLGACNQDAKKAEDTRPVIGRSEIKITDGRMTPEALWAMGRIGGMNVSPDGQKVVYTVAYYSVPLNTSNREVFVMNADGSDNKQITHTPFSENEATWIKGGTKIAFLSGESGSSQLWEMNPDGTGRKQLSDYDGDIEGFAFSPDEKKVLFISQVKTVPSTADKYPDLDKATGIIVTDLMYKHWDEWVTTAPHPFVADFDGSKISNPVDVMEGELFESPLKPFGGIEQLAWNTTSDKVAYTSRKKTGKEYSLSTNSDIYVYDLNTKQTVNISEGMMGYDTNPQYSPDGKSIAWLSMEHDGYESDQNRLMVMNLETGEKTFVSKDFDSSVDGFCWSKDAQKLYFTGVWHGESQVYQIDLTTGNTLTPLTSGMYDYEGVTLCGDNKLLAKRHSMSMGDEIYAIDLAGDHAVAQLTTENQYIYDQLTMGKVEERWMKTTDGKEMLTWVIYPVNFDPNKKYPTLLFCQGGPQSPVSQFWSYRWNFQIMAANDYIIVAPNRRGLPGFGKEWNEAISGDYGGQCMKDYFTAIDEMAKEPYVDKDRLGCVGASFGGFSVYWLAGHHDKRFKAFIAHDGIFNMEMQYLETEEMWFANWDMGGAYWEKNNPVAQRTFANSPHLFVDKWDTPILCIHGEKDYRILAGQGMAAFNAAVLRGVPAELLIYPDENHWVLKPQNGVLWQRTFFEWLDQWLKKN from the coding sequence ATGAATAAATCTATTGCAACAATGGTTATGGCAACATCCGTATTACTAGGTGCTTGTAACCAAGATGCTAAAAAAGCAGAGGACACAAGACCCGTTATCGGACGCTCGGAAATCAAGATTACCGACGGACGAATGACGCCTGAGGCTCTTTGGGCTATGGGCCGTATCGGAGGGATGAACGTATCTCCGGACGGACAAAAAGTCGTTTATACGGTTGCCTATTACAGTGTTCCGTTGAACACTAGTAACCGGGAAGTATTTGTAATGAACGCCGACGGATCTGACAACAAGCAGATCACTCACACTCCTTTCTCGGAAAATGAAGCAACCTGGATTAAAGGAGGAACAAAGATCGCTTTCCTTTCGGGTGAAAGCGGTAGCAGCCAACTCTGGGAAATGAATCCGGACGGAACCGGTCGTAAGCAACTGTCCGACTATGATGGCGATATCGAAGGATTTGCTTTCTCGCCGGACGAAAAGAAAGTTCTTTTTATTTCGCAAGTAAAGACTGTTCCGAGTACTGCCGACAAGTACCCGGATCTGGATAAGGCAACAGGTATAATTGTTACAGACCTGATGTATAAGCATTGGGATGAATGGGTGACAACCGCTCCGCATCCTTTCGTTGCCGACTTCGATGGAAGCAAAATAAGTAATCCTGTCGATGTGATGGAAGGTGAACTGTTCGAATCTCCGTTGAAGCCTTTTGGCGGTATCGAACAACTGGCATGGAATACAACTTCTGACAAAGTCGCTTATACAAGCCGTAAGAAAACAGGAAAAGAATACAGTCTTTCTACTAACTCGGATATTTATGTGTATGATCTGAATACGAAGCAGACGGTAAATATCAGTGAAGGTATGATGGGATATGATACTAATCCGCAATACTCTCCTGACGGTAAAAGTATTGCCTGGTTGAGTATGGAACATGACGGTTATGAATCTGATCAGAACCGTTTGATGGTAATGAATCTTGAAACGGGTGAGAAGACTTTCGTAAGTAAAGACTTCGATTCCAGTGTCGATGGGTTCTGCTGGAGCAAAGATGCTCAGAAGTTGTATTTTACAGGCGTATGGCATGGTGAGAGCCAGGTATACCAAATAGACCTGACAACCGGTAATACACTCACTCCGTTGACAAGTGGAATGTATGATTACGAGGGTGTGACTTTGTGTGGCGATAACAAATTGCTGGCAAAACGTCATTCTATGAGTATGGGTGATGAAATCTATGCTATCGATCTGGCAGGCGATCATGCTGTTGCTCAGTTGACCACTGAAAACCAGTATATTTACGATCAGCTCACAATGGGTAAGGTGGAAGAACGTTGGATGAAAACTACCGATGGCAAGGAAATGCTTACCTGGGTGATCTATCCTGTCAATTTCGACCCGAATAAAAAATATCCTACTTTATTGTTCTGCCAGGGTGGTCCTCAGAGTCCGGTTAGCCAGTTCTGGTCTTACCGTTGGAACTTCCAGATTATGGCTGCCAACGATTATATAATCGTAGCTCCCAACCGTCGTGGTTTGCCTGGCTTCGGAAAAGAGTGGAATGAAGCTATCAGTGGCGATTACGGTGGTCAGTGTATGAAAGATTATTTCACAGCAATTGACGAGATGGCAAAAGAACCCTATGTAGATAAAGATCGTCTGGGATGTGTGGGTGCCAGTTTCGGCGGCTTCTCCGTTTACTGGTTGGCCGGTCATCATGATAAACGCTTCAAAGCTTTTATTGCTCATGACGGTATCTTCAATATGGAAATGCAATATCTGGAAACAGAAGAAATGTGGTTCGCCAACTGGGATATGGGTGGTGCTTACTGGGAAAAGAACAATCCGGTAGCTCAACGTACATTTGCTAACTCTCCGCACCTGTTTGTAGACAAATGGGATACTCCCATCCTGTGTATTCACGGGGAAAAGGATTACCGTATCCTTGCCGGTCAGGGAATGGCTGCTTTCAATGCTGCCGTACTTCGCGGTGTTCCTGCCGAACTGTTGATCTACCCGGATGAAAATCATTGGGTTTTGAAACCGCAGAACGGAGTATTGTGGCAACGTACTTTCTTCGAATGGCTGGATCAGTGGTTGAAGAAGAATTAA
- a CDS encoding peptidylprolyl isomerase — MKKLFAICLLVAGLLTSVHSQAQDVETLVQIDTDMGKIKVKLFNDTPQHRDNFIKNVKEKRYDGLLFHRVIKQFMIQGGDINSKDAPIEQHLGDGDPGYTIPAEIVYPKYFHKRGMLCAARTSDDENPERASSGTQFYIVTGKFYTEMELDKMEKSDNKTFTPEERQAYMLEGGAPHLDNKYTVFGEVVKGMKVVDKIQFVETNEDDRPLKNIKIKTMTIVDK, encoded by the coding sequence ATGAAAAAGCTGTTTGCTATATGTTTATTAGTTGCCGGATTATTGACATCCGTTCATTCGCAAGCGCAGGATGTTGAGACACTTGTTCAGATCGATACCGACATGGGAAAGATTAAGGTGAAGTTGTTCAACGACACCCCCCAACACCGGGATAATTTTATCAAAAATGTAAAAGAAAAACGTTACGACGGTCTACTGTTCCACCGTGTGATCAAACAGTTTATGATACAAGGCGGCGACATCAATTCGAAAGATGCACCTATCGAACAACATCTAGGCGACGGCGATCCGGGTTATACGATTCCGGCAGAGATCGTTTATCCGAAATATTTCCACAAACGCGGCATGCTATGTGCAGCCCGTACCAGCGACGACGAAAATCCGGAACGCGCCTCATCAGGCACACAGTTCTATATTGTAACCGGAAAGTTCTACACTGAAATGGAACTGGATAAGATGGAGAAAAGCGACAATAAAACCTTTACCCCCGAAGAACGCCAGGCCTATATGCTTGAAGGCGGGGCTCCCCATCTGGATAACAAATATACCGTCTTCGGTGAAGTTGTTAAAGGAATGAAAGTTGTAGATAAAATCCAGTTTGTCGAAACAAATGAGGACGACAGGCCGTTAAAGAATATAAAGATCAAGACAATGACTATTGTCGATAAATAA
- a CDS encoding carbohydrate kinase family protein — MEQMKRQNRKPVVVGIGELLWDLLPTGKTAGGAPINFVYHASRLGAEGYAISAIGDDDNGREILNELDKNSIRYLIDKVPYPTGTVNVELKEDGIPEYTITERVAWDHISPTSVAVDLAERVDAICFGTLGQRSLQSRDAIQAILSFAPDTAYRLFDINLRQHYYDKVLIEESLYLANVLKMNDEELLRLKELFDLTGSEEKIATWFMKNYNLRMVVLTAGASYSTVYTPEEVSTLQTPKVEVIDTVGAGDAFSAALIMSLLNGVKLSEAHRYAVKIAAFVCSNQGAWPAYE, encoded by the coding sequence ATGGAACAAATGAAACGACAAAATAGAAAGCCGGTTGTAGTCGGTATAGGTGAGCTCCTTTGGGACTTACTTCCTACAGGAAAGACAGCAGGTGGTGCGCCGATCAATTTTGTTTACCATGCTTCCCGTCTGGGAGCGGAGGGATATGCTATCAGTGCCATTGGTGACGATGATAACGGACGTGAGATATTGAACGAACTGGATAAAAATTCCATTCGGTATTTGATAGATAAAGTTCCTTATCCTACCGGGACAGTCAATGTTGAATTGAAAGAGGACGGGATTCCCGAATACACGATTACTGAAAGGGTTGCATGGGATCATATATCGCCAACATCGGTTGCTGTCGATCTGGCAGAACGTGTAGATGCTATCTGTTTCGGGACATTAGGACAGCGTTCCTTACAATCGCGTGATGCTATTCAGGCAATTCTTTCTTTTGCTCCGGACACGGCTTATCGTTTGTTTGATATTAATTTGCGTCAGCACTATTATGATAAAGTATTGATAGAGGAATCGCTTTATCTGGCGAATGTGTTGAAGATGAATGACGAGGAGCTACTTCGACTGAAAGAGTTATTTGACTTAACAGGTTCTGAAGAGAAGATCGCTACCTGGTTTATGAAGAATTATAACTTAAGAATGGTGGTACTGACTGCCGGTGCTTCATACAGTACGGTTTACACACCGGAAGAAGTTTCAACGTTACAGACCCCGAAAGTGGAAGTGATCGATACGGTAGGAGCGGGTGATGCATTTTCGGCTGCCCTGATAATGTCTCTGTTAAATGGGGTGAAACTGAGTGAGGCACATCGGTATGCCGTGAAGATTGCAGCGTTTGTTTGTTCCAACCAGGGAGCATGGCCTGCATACGAATAA
- a CDS encoding SPOR domain-containing protein, with amino-acid sequence MNKIWLFGAAISMVLAFGSCKPKQSAYKAAYEQAKEKESTAPVEVVEQEEEVVEEVAPVSKPRTSTATTRAERINAAQGEDASRLKRYSVVIGSFKNKTNAYALKERMQNDGYNAVLGENEQGMLRVIVASFNDKADAADSRDAIKSKYAPNFQDAWLLERQY; translated from the coding sequence ATGAACAAGATTTGGTTATTTGGAGCCGCTATAAGTATGGTATTAGCATTCGGCTCATGTAAACCTAAACAGAGTGCTTATAAGGCTGCTTACGAACAAGCCAAAGAAAAAGAATCTACAGCTCCTGTTGAGGTAGTAGAACAAGAAGAAGAGGTGGTAGAGGAAGTCGCTCCGGTTTCCAAACCCAGAACTTCAACTGCAACAACACGTGCGGAAAGAATTAATGCTGCACAAGGTGAAGATGCAAGCCGTCTGAAACGTTACAGTGTAGTAATCGGTAGCTTCAAAAACAAAACAAATGCTTACGCCCTGAAAGAACGTATGCAGAATGATGGCTACAATGCAGTGTTAGGTGAAAACGAACAAGGTATGTTGCGTGTAATCGTTGCCAGCTTCAATGATAAAGCCGATGCAGCCGACAGCCGCGACGCTATTAAATCTAAATATGCTCCTAACTTCCAGGATGCATGGTTGCTGGAAAGACAGTATTGA